NNNNNNNNNNNNNNNNNNNNNNNNNNNNNNNNNNNNNNNNNNNNNNNNNNNNNNNNNNNNNNNNNNNNNNNNNNNNNNNNNNNNNNNNNNNNNNNNNNNNNNNNNNNNNNNNNNNNNNNNNNNNNNNNNNNNNNNNNNNNNNNNNNNNNNNNNNNNNNNNNNNNNNNNNNNNNNNNNNNNNNNNNNNNNNNNNNNNNNNNNNNNNNNNNNNNNNNNNNNNNNNNNNNNNNNNNNNNNNNNNNNNNNNNNNNNNNNNNNNNNNNNNNNNNNNNNNNNNNNNNNNNNNNNNNNNNNNNNNNNNNNNNNNNNNNNNNNNNNNNNNNNNNNNNNNNNNNNNNNNNNNNNNNNNNNNNNNNNNNNNNNNNNNNNNNNNNNNNNNNNNNNNNNNNNNNNTGGTCAATTTTGGCACTTAGAAAGTTGATTCAACTaccaaaatgcattaaataattaggcaaaaaatattagtagttAAAATAGGTGGTAGTCATTTAaggaaaaaaaagttgtattgcgcatgcgcaagtttaattaagttataaaaattcataggccatcaaaaagtgtattttaatGTCATAACTACCAAATATAAAACAGAATTCAAATTACATTGCCCTAGGTACTCAAAGATATTGAGTGTTCTCAATTAGCGATTACACACTGTATTATGTGCTATGATATACGAGTAGTATATAAGAGTGATAATGTTCATTTTGTACAGAACCTAAATCGGCAATACACAATATCAGTccacttgtattataatttaaaaatagcctGCAATAACGATTCCtaataggaaagtaaatctctATCTATAGAGTAGACTTATATATAAGTGTTCGTGTTGTGCGTTCGCGCAAAAACATTGATACACTGCAATCGTCTGGCAtgagatataatatgatatatttttttcacatttaacaatattatggtcGGAAGATCGCGTTGGTTGGACGTACCTATATCCGtcggataaaaataaaaccaattatcTGCGGTGCGTACAATTTGACTGTTATGTACAAGAACGGCCGCAGCGCAGTGCTTGCGTTGTCCCTGAtgagtttttaatataaagttttgaaaatggATTTCTCGCGGTTccgataatgttataatataaatcgtgTGCGCGCAGATATTTCCTGCAGTCTCGTCGGcggaagaaaaataattgtataattcgaGAACTGATCATTACCACAAGCCATAACGACGTAATTACAACTATTTTCAATTTCGTGTTGAAGTGTGAATCGCTTGAAACGTATATATTACACAATCATATCAATAACTCCGNNNNNNNNNNNNNNNNNNNNNNNNNNNNNNNNNNNNNNNNNNNNNNNNNNAATTGAAATTACtgttaacataattaatatagatttgccaactttgaattgttcatagttataatatagttataagttataagattTATACTTATtgggaaattgaaaaaaaaaagattgtaaaaTCTCCTCAATTTCTTCAATTTCTTCTTCAGTCGTAATagtttgtacaaaattatttggaaGTCTTGAACTTGTCAATCCAACTTTTGGGTCATTTCCAAATAACGCGTTATATGGGCTTCTACCAATAGTACGGtgaaatgaacaatttttttgccACTGAACAATTTGAAGACCGATTGACCATCTCTGGGACACATTGTCTTGCATCCATGCTCTTAACATATGTTCAACGTCTTGATTGGCCCGCTCAATACTCCCTTGACTCTGAGGATGCCTTGGACGTCCATGTATAATAACACACTCCGGCC
This DNA window, taken from Acyrthosiphon pisum isolate AL4f unplaced genomic scaffold, pea_aphid_22Mar2018_4r6ur Scaffold_21728;HRSCAF=24704, whole genome shotgun sequence, encodes the following:
- the LOC100569504 gene encoding KRAB-A domain-containing protein 2-like, with translation MESKRAIEVSTHLLSIFLTFGAPSILQSDNGREFVNCVIDKLKQLWPECVIIHGRPRHPQSQGSIERANQDVEHMLRAWMQDNVSQRWSIGLQIVQWQKNCSFHRTIGRSPYNALFGNDPKVGLTSSRLPNNFVQTITTEEEIEEIEEILQSFFFQFPNKYKSYNL